Genomic DNA from Pseudomonas sp. CCC3.1:
CCAGCGTACTGATCGCAAGCCACGATCTGGCGCTGATTGCACGTATGCGTCATCGCATGCTCACTTTGCAGCGCGGCCGACTGATCGGTGACGGGGAGGCCGCGCAATGAGTGCAACACGCAGCCCCAAGGTATCCGAGCGCGTCGCGCCGAAGGCCGCCGATCCACAGCCGCCGAAAAAGAAAAAACACGACGAAGACGATGGTCCTAGCTTCGCAATGTTGTTTCAGGCCTGGGTTGAGTCGCACCGCGCCAGCCTGCTCGACAGCTTGCGGCGTTTGGGCAAGCAGCCGATAGGCAGCTTTTTTACCTGCCTGGTGATGGCGGTGGCCCTGAGCTTGCCGATGGGCTTGTCATTGTTGCTTAACAACGTCGAGCGACTGGGTGGTTCATGGCAGCGTGCGGCGCAGATTTCGTTGTACTTGCAGATGGACGCCAGCAGTGAGCAGGGCGAGCAATTAAGCAATCAGATAAAAGGTATGGCTGGGGTCGCGGACGCTGAATTTATCAGTCGCGAAAAAGCCCTGGATGAGTTCCAGCAGCAGTCAGGGCTGGGCGAAGCGCTCAAAGAGCTGCCGGATAACCCGTTGCCGGGCGTGGTGCTGGTGACCCCGAATGAGGTCGATAAAGCCACCCTCGAGGCCTTGCGCGAGCGACTTGCTGCGTTGCCGAAGGTGCAACAGGCGCAACTTGATCTAGTCTGGGTCGAACGCTTGGCGGCCATCCTGAAATTGGGTGACCGGTTTGTGTTTGGCCTGACCGTGCTGTTGGTCTCGGCGTTGCTGCTGGTCATCGGTAATACGATCCGCCTGCACATCGAGAACCGTCGTATCGAAATTGAAGTGATCAAGCTGGTCGGTGGTACAGACAGCTATGTACGTAGGCCGTTTCTTTACATGGGCGCGCTTTACGGATTTGGAGCCGGGATTTTGTCCTGGGGTGTATTGGCGTACGGCCTGAACTGGCTCAACGATGCCGTTGTAGGGCTGGCCGGATTGTATGGCAGCAATTTTGCACTGGCCGGAGTGCCAGTAGCCGATGGTCTGTCGCTCTTGCTTGGCGCGGTGCTGTTAGGGTATATCGGTGCATGGATTGCAGTAGCGCGTCACTTACGTGAGCTTTCGCCCAAGTAGTTTCCTTTTTACCTGTTGACCTTTTCAGCTATTTTCGGGAACTTTTTTCAGGGTTCCCGGTCAACTTTCGCAGTGCTGAACTGCACGAGTTATGTAAGACGGAGGTTTTTTCGTATGACCACTTCTTTGCAACCTGCGTATGCGTTGGTCCCTGGTGCGAACCTTGAGGCCTATGTCAACACGGTGAACAGCATTCCATTGCTGACACCGGAGCAGGAGCGTGAACTGGCCGAGAGTCTCTACTATGAGCAGGATTTGGGGGCGGCTCGGCAGATGGTGCTCGCCCACCTGCGTTTTGTTGTACACATTGCCCGTAGTTATTCGGGTTATGGCTTGGCTCAGGCAGACCTGATCCAAGAAGGTAACGTCGGCCTGATGAAGGCGGTCAAACGCTTCAACCCTGAAATGGGTGTGCGTCTGGTGTCTTTCGCTGTGCACTGGATCAAAGCAGAGATCCACGAGTTCATCTTGCGTAACTGGCGGATCGTGAAAGTCGCGACCACCAAGGCTCAGCGCAAATTGTTCTTTAACCTGCGCAGCCAGAAAAAACGTTTGGCCTGGCTGAACAATGAAGAAGTTCATCGTGTGGCTGAAAGCCTCGGCGTAGAGCCTCGCGAAGTCCGCGAGATGGAAAGCCGCCTGACTGGCCACGACATGGCGTTCGATCCGGCAGCAGAAGCTGACGACGACAGTGCATTCCAGTCGCCAGCCAATTATCTGGAAGACCACCGGTACGACCCGGCGCGTCAACTGGAAGACGCTGACTGGACCGATAACTCCAACACCAACCTGCACGAAGCGTTGGAAGTGTTGGACGAGCGTAGCCGTGACATTCTGTATCAGCGCTGGTTGGCTGAAGAGAAAGCCACGCTGCACGACCTGGCCCAGAAATACAACGTGTCAGCCGAGCGGATTCGTCAGCTGGAAAAAAGCGCGATGAACAAGCTCAAATTGTCGATCGCCGCCTAACCCGGCCCGACAAAAAAACGCCCCGATCAGATCGGGGCGTTTTTGTTTGTGTTGCAAATACAGTGTAGGAGCGAGCTTGCCTCGCGATCTTTTGATCGTTTAAAAGATCGCGAGGCAAGCTCGCTCCTACAGTTGGTTTACTCCGCCCAGGGCATGTCGCTGCGGGGAGGTGTTCAGGGTGGTGAGGTAGTTGTCCCCGCCCAGTTGACGCATTTGCTGGCGAATCCACGCTGCACGGCTGGCCACATACGGACTAGGACGGCTGGCACTCCAGTTACGCGGGTTAGGCAGCACGGCGGCCAACTGACTGGCCTGCTGGCGCGACAGGTTTTTGGCATCCACGCCGAAGTGATGTTGAGCCGCCGCCTGCGCACCAAATACCCCGTCATCCCATTCGGCGCTGTTGAGGTACACCTCGAGGATCCGCTGTTTAGGCCACAACACCTCAATCAGCCCGGTAAACCAGGCTTCCAGGCCTTTGCGCAGCCAACTGCGCCCCGACCATAAAAACAGGTTCTTCGACACTTGCTGGCTCAGCGTACTGGCGCCACGCAACGTGCCGCCCTGCTCGTTGTGCACGAAGGCCGCCCTGATGGCACTGAAGTCAAAGCCCCAGTGTTCGGCAAATTTTTGATCCTCACCGGCAATCACTGCGACTTTCAGCTCATTGGAGATTTCATCCCAAGGCCGCCAGTTGCGTTGCAGATCAATGGGCTGGCCGTCGAACCATGACTCGACCTTGCGCTCGACCATCAGCGCGGTGCCGGGTGGCGGCACCCAGCGAAAAATCAGCACCAGCAACGCACTGCCCGCTGCGAACCAGAGCAGGGCTTTAAGAAAGCGATGTAAAAGATTACGCAGCATAGATGGCTTGGCCGAACCCGTTGAGCGCGCCATTATACAGACCCTGCGCCATTCGATGATCCTGACGGGAGTTAACCATGTTGCGCGTTTTTCTGATGTTGGCCGCGTTCTTCGGCTTTACCGGTGTGGCTCTGGGCGCCTTTGCGGCCCATGGCCTGAAAGACCGACTGAGTGAGCAATACCTGGCTATTTTTCATACAGGGGTGACCTATCAACTGGTTCACGCCCTGGCCCTGTTCGGCGTGGCACTGCTGGCGACCCAATTGCAAAGCCGTTTGATCACGTGGGCGGGTGTGTGTTTCGCGCTGGGTATCGTGCTTTTTTCCGGCAGCCTTTACGTACTGACTCTGACTGGCATCAGCAAGCTGGGGATGATTACCCCTATTGGCGGGCTGGGATTTCTGGCCGGTTGGTTGTGCCTGGGTCTGGCCGCCTGGCGCGTAAGTTAAGACTGTAGGACGAATGGCTTGGGTCGCCCTGACTGATCGGGCTAGAATGCGGGCCCCTAAAAATGATGGCAGCGTCGCGCATGCGCATTCAGTTGAACGGTGAATCCCTTGAACTGCCGGACGGCGAAACCGTTGCGGCTCTGTTGGCACGGCTGGAGCTGACGGGCCGTCGAGTCGCAGTTGAGCTTAATCTGGACATCGTGCCGCGCAGTCAGCACGCCGAGACGGTGCTCAAAGAAGGCGATCAGGTCGAAGTGGTGCACGCCATTGGTGGCGGCTAGTCCCACGCTCCCAACCGCCCTAACACACATAAAAGAGGATTCCCGATGAGCAATGTTCGCAGCGATAAGCCTTTTGTTTTGGCTGGCCGTACGTATCAGTCGCGTCTGCTGGTAGGTACCGGCAAGTACCGCGACCTGGAAGAAACCCGTTTGGCCATCGAAGCCTCGGGCGCTGAAATCGTCACTGTCGCTGTGCGTCGCACCAACATCGGTCAGAACCCGGGTGAGCCAAACCTGCTCGACGTGCTGCCGCCAGACCGCTATACCATTCTGCCGAACACCGCCGGTTGCTATGACGCGATTGAAGCCGTGCGCACCTGCCGTCTGGCCCGAGAACTGCTGGATGGCCACAACCTGGTCAAACTTGAAGTGCTGGCGGACCAGAAAACCCTGTTCCCGAACGTGATCGAAACCCTCAAGGCCGCTGAGATTCTGGTCAAAGACGGTTTCGATGTAATGGTGTACACCAGCGATGACCCGATCATCGCCCGCGAACTGGAAGCCATGGGCTGCATCGCGGTCATGCCGCTGGCGGGCCTGATCGGCACGGGGTTGGGTATCTGCAATCCGTACAACCTGCGGATCATTCTTGAAGAAGCAAAAATTCCGGTACTGGTGGACGCGGGTGTAGGCACTGCCTCCGACGCCACCATCGCCATGGAAATGGGCTGCGAAGCGGTGCTGATGAACTCGGCCATCGCCAATGCCCAGCATCCAATCATCATGGCCGAAGCCATGAAACACGCCATTGTGGCGGGCCGTCTGGCGTATCTGGCCGGACGCATGCCGAAAAAACTCTATGCCAGCGCCTCTTCGCCGCTGGATGGTCTGATCAAGTAAGAGCCACTGATGACTGAATCACTCGACACCCCAATCGCGGAAGAAGGCGACGACCGCCAGCACCGCCGCATCAAGAGCTTCGTGATGCGCGCCGGACGCATGACCGAAGGCCAGCAACGTGGGCTGGACCAAG
This window encodes:
- the ftsX gene encoding permease-like cell division protein FtsX, with the protein product MSATRSPKVSERVAPKAADPQPPKKKKHDEDDGPSFAMLFQAWVESHRASLLDSLRRLGKQPIGSFFTCLVMAVALSLPMGLSLLLNNVERLGGSWQRAAQISLYLQMDASSEQGEQLSNQIKGMAGVADAEFISREKALDEFQQQSGLGEALKELPDNPLPGVVLVTPNEVDKATLEALRERLAALPKVQQAQLDLVWVERLAAILKLGDRFVFGLTVLLVSALLLVIGNTIRLHIENRRIEIEVIKLVGGTDSYVRRPFLYMGALYGFGAGILSWGVLAYGLNWLNDAVVGLAGLYGSNFALAGVPVADGLSLLLGAVLLGYIGAWIAVARHLRELSPK
- the rpoH gene encoding RNA polymerase sigma factor RpoH, translating into MTTSLQPAYALVPGANLEAYVNTVNSIPLLTPEQERELAESLYYEQDLGAARQMVLAHLRFVVHIARSYSGYGLAQADLIQEGNVGLMKAVKRFNPEMGVRLVSFAVHWIKAEIHEFILRNWRIVKVATTKAQRKLFFNLRSQKKRLAWLNNEEVHRVAESLGVEPREVREMESRLTGHDMAFDPAAEADDDSAFQSPANYLEDHRYDPARQLEDADWTDNSNTNLHEALEVLDERSRDILYQRWLAEEKATLHDLAQKYNVSAERIRQLEKSAMNKLKLSIAA
- the mtgA gene encoding monofunctional biosynthetic peptidoglycan transglycosylase, which encodes MARSTGSAKPSMLRNLLHRFLKALLWFAAGSALLVLIFRWVPPPGTALMVERKVESWFDGQPIDLQRNWRPWDEISNELKVAVIAGEDQKFAEHWGFDFSAIRAAFVHNEQGGTLRGASTLSQQVSKNLFLWSGRSWLRKGLEAWFTGLIEVLWPKQRILEVYLNSAEWDDGVFGAQAAAQHHFGVDAKNLSRQQASQLAAVLPNPRNWSASRPSPYVASRAAWIRQQMRQLGGDNYLTTLNTSPQRHALGGVNQL
- a CDS encoding DUF423 domain-containing protein, whose translation is MLRVFLMLAAFFGFTGVALGAFAAHGLKDRLSEQYLAIFHTGVTYQLVHALALFGVALLATQLQSRLITWAGVCFALGIVLFSGSLYVLTLTGISKLGMITPIGGLGFLAGWLCLGLAAWRVS
- the thiS gene encoding sulfur carrier protein ThiS, coding for MRIQLNGESLELPDGETVAALLARLELTGRRVAVELNLDIVPRSQHAETVLKEGDQVEVVHAIGGG
- a CDS encoding thiazole synthase, with the translated sequence MSNVRSDKPFVLAGRTYQSRLLVGTGKYRDLEETRLAIEASGAEIVTVAVRRTNIGQNPGEPNLLDVLPPDRYTILPNTAGCYDAIEAVRTCRLARELLDGHNLVKLEVLADQKTLFPNVIETLKAAEILVKDGFDVMVYTSDDPIIARELEAMGCIAVMPLAGLIGTGLGICNPYNLRIILEEAKIPVLVDAGVGTASDATIAMEMGCEAVLMNSAIANAQHPIIMAEAMKHAIVAGRLAYLAGRMPKKLYASASSPLDGLIK